The genomic segment taaatggtaGAAGTCAGGTGAGGAGCAACTGTTACAGGGCAAATCTCCGTCTGGTGAGAGTCGATATATATCAGCTGATCAGAATTTCGAACCGGCATGTTGCAAAGAGGATTAGAGCATAGTTTGTCACCGTCCCGTGACGGTGACGGGAAATGTTGTGAATTTAGTCTGCaaatgaaatatatggtttctgAAGCTGAGGTGAGACAATGAGtaatggagaggggagaagagtctCAAAGAGTCCAGTGGGgtatcgtcgtggctatccctcgaggtcgaggatgatggtcttcattctgaagaagtggtccccagagcgaagacgcctgtgcgtgaaTTTGTTTAACgaatacttgatgttgcactccaagaagcacacaatacttcacaaatcaaccaactgattccaatggcatggaaaccacgacgattggagctggtggatttgttgcagccttcatccgccttcacagccgttgagtggggtatagatcagttgcagaggcGAGTGggcaaatagcagatggagtttaatccagaaaagtgtgaaggtaTGGGGGATGTTTAAAGTAGCTGGCAGACGCTAACATCATTGAGGTGCAGAGGGGGTTTGTTGTCAATGTCCGTAGCTCGCTAGGTGTGACAACACAGGTAAATGAAGAAGATACGATCACATAGTTCACTTCATTGTACGGAGCACTAAGTCTATCGAAGCTTTAGGTTACagatgtataaaactttggtttggctgcacttggagaattggTTCAATTCTGTCggtccattacaggaaggatctggagaACTCGGAGAAGAGAGGTTTACCAGATGCTACCGGGATTGGAAATGATCCTGCTTTTCAAAATTTTAGTTCAATTTGAATAATAGATCTGTAGCAtccactctctccctttctccagaGCAGTGGTGTGCCTTGGGGATCGGTTTTGGGATCCctactgttcgtgatttttataaatgatctggatgaggaagtggagggatggtttagtaaatctgctgacgaCACAAAGTTTGAGGGTGTAGtgaatagtgtgaagggctgtcagagattacaacgagacattgatgggatgcaaaactgggctgagaagtggcaaatagagtttaacccagataagtgtgagatggtttatTTTGTTAgggcaaatatgatggcagaatatagcattaatggtaagattcttggaagtgtggaggatcagagggatcttggggtccgagttcataggacactcaaagttgcaatgtaagttgactctgtggttaagaaggcatatggtgcattggccttcatcagtcgtgggattgattTTAAGAACCAAGttgtaatattacagctatacaagacagtGGTAAgagtccacttggagtactgtactcaattctggtcgcctcagtacaggaaggacgtggaaaccatagaaaaggtgcagaggagatttacaaagatgtttcctAGATTGGGTAGAATGCCTTACAGTATGAGTGTGCTCGGACttgtttccttggagcgacggaggatgagaagtgacctgatagaggtgtacaagataatgagaggcattgatcgagtggatagtcaaaggcttttccccagggctgaaatggctagcacgagagcgcatagttttaaggtgcttggaagtaggtacagaggagatgtcaggggtaagttttctttcgcagagagtggtgagtgcgtggaatgggctgccggcgacgttAGTGGAAGCGGAAATGGTAGGGTCTTCTGAGAAACTCCTGGATGGcgacatggagctgagaaaagtagagggctatggataaagcCTAGGCAATTCTAAGGTagtgacatgttcggcacagaattgttggctgaagagtctgtattgttctctaggttttctatgtctctatgtttttattctccctgtcctgctgagtatttcccgtGTATACTGTTTAGTGGACATGAGACTGCAGATCTGCAGGCCCGGACATTCTTCTGGATGATCTCGGTGAGTTGTCCAGCATCCGTGGTATAGTAGGGTGAATAAATTATTTATGTTTGATTAGAAACGCTGATTGTCTGAGTCAGCTTTGCGAGACCTTGACAGCTGACCCCCACCACCCCTACAACGTTGCTGATCGACATGCAGTAggtttcttttgttttattctgttacgtaccccgtaactgggttgccaaaccagcagaaatggaccacttagttggagtctggtttaacagaaattaataaagttttattaaagaaataagtaacacagtactctaatcgtaaggatgtaaatgaaacaggttagcaatgataatacacacgtgtacacagaactagggtaacagGAGTCAGCCAagttctatcgcagtctaggggtaaaatgatcagtctcaagtgacgcagagttcagttcagcttagtacagtttgcagtaatcgctgttgtgctgttggagagagagagagaatgcaaattttgattcaaacagacctttgatgttcttcgcagttagctttcgggcgaacccatttatgtcttctgtggtcaccgactgtgatccctccgttctggatacgaccgttcttccgcggtgaacccggcacccaggcaagggcgggcacacacaccaggttcccgccgatcgttccttttcaccctgtcagtctatggtcggttccctcgaaccagacctccaactttaaccaacttgtgggggcacaccgctcttccagggtctcattatctcgtgatctcgtggtgtgtgtcgtgccttagcgaacctgttctttttatccccctgctggggtatcgcctgtccattaaacttcaaacagttcaggttcaaagcaatcgatctgtcaatatctgaaatgtctttctttctctttaatctcgctcttctctcttattagcattttgaatgtttctccattgttccccttatctctctcatcagcatcaatcttctgataacttggtttttcgtcacaattCTGATTCACTGCAACCAAATTTACTTTAGTGTATGAACATATTCTGATAAATTAAATTGATACAAGAGCTTTGTGCTGCACTATTTGTTGTTTACTAAATTCTGAGTTGAGGCGTCTAACATTTTGACTCTTTctctgttcccatggaagatgttcaacagaaacacaaggagactctgcgggcacaaaccGAAACACTGAgcgtgaacacgatcctgatgacgGAGAAGGTGAatgttttccagctggttgatcgatacgctgagatcacggtcatttctactattcgtgatcggagactggtggaacacGAGCTGCTGGcgagaggcagagaccacgaggagtggagaaAACAACATCTCCGCAGAGAGCTGGAAAAACTCCGGACTGATCAGTTgttccagagcagcttttcccAAAGTAAATGCAAATCTGGGAGTTCGGCAGCATTGGCTGGAGTCCCGGGGAtagggaaaacaacaatggtgcaaaagattgtttatgactgggccatggggaaaatataccaacaattccagtttgtcttcagtttcaaattcagggatttaaactccattaactgcagaataaacctgagggaactgattttggatcagtatccttactttgggaattTCCTGAGAGAGGTTTGGAAaaacccagagggattgctgtttatattcgatggcttggatgaattcaaacataaaattgattttgctgacagtcggagAGATACAGAACCTCAGCACAAGTGCCCAGATCCCGAGTGGTGGTGTGAAGTGTcggatattgtgtacagtttaatccagcacaagctgctGCCAGGGTGTTCAGTACTGGTGACCACCCGACCCACTGTGTTACATTTATTAGAAAAGGCAGAAATCAatgtctgggctgaaatcctgggatttgtcgATGAAGAACGGAAGGGATATTTCATGAGGCATTTTGAAGATAAGACGGTAGcagaagctgttttcaaacatgtggaggagaacgagatcctgtacaccatgagctacaatccctcctactgctggatcctcgctctggcactgggaCCCTTCTTCGCAAAAAGGGACAGGGACCCccagcgagttcccaagaccataACCCAACTctattcctactatatttacaacatcctgaaaaaccacggccgtgagattgagaacccccgtgacgtgttactcagggttggtcagatggccttcagaggtgTGTTTGACAAGAAGATTGTATTTACAAATGGAGATTTAATCAACTACAATCTGAAGCCTTCCCAGTTCTTGTCTGGGTTCTtaatggagcttttggagagagaggattctccCCGAtgtgtggtgtacacattcccacacctcaccatccaggagtTTGTAGCGGCACTCGCACAGTTCCTGAATCCGCATCCCGGggatatcctgaaattcctcactgaagcccacaacACAACAGATGGCCGATTTGAGGTGTgtctccgttttgttgctggcctctcctctccaatgacagctcggggcctggaggagtttctgggaCCATTTCCCCGtcaaacaacctgccgggtgattgactgggtgagggaggaggttaaacgccagagtggaaacacgaggagtgaagctggtaaaaggagcctcctgaacacactgcactacctgtttgagtctcagaattgTGGGCTGGCTCAGGCCGCACTGGAatctgtggaaacactttcattcagtagaatgacactgaccccgattgactgtgcggtcctgtctcatgtcatcggactctgtgatacaataaaacatatcGACCTAGTTGGctgccacattcagtgtgaaggaatccagcggctggtACCTGGGCTGCACAAATGCCAGGAGTTGGGGTAACTTCACTTATTTCTCAGTCTGATCTGTGAAAGTATttcattattttgttttaatgtaaagGTAAAGCAGATTATGAGTTTTTGTGACAAATTAATAGGCGATCGGTCAGTAAATCAAGAACGGGAGTGCCCTATGGTTTCGTGTATAGAGATGTTGGAGACTTCAGATGAGCGAACAATGGTCGTTGGTTTAATGGTAGTAAATCACATGAATGGCCGTGTTTCTCGCTGCATGTGACACGTCAATTGACAATGttccttctcactgttactgaCATCGACACCGACACTGACTGCAGCAGGTATGACGGATCTGCGCACCCTCTTCCCGATGAAGTACAAGAGAGAATCAGAGAAATGTcccagtgagagggagagaaatacCCGAGATTATCCTTCCCAACCCCTCTCCCCCCGTGTGACTATCACgatcactccaacagtgtgactttgTTCACTGCCAGATACCCAACACTCATGTGGGCATCACCTCTTCCAATTgtggggttcaattctgaccaacCCTCCCCGTGCGATCTACGTCTGCATCACATCCTGTTGTGGAATCTTGCTTCCCCATCTGCCTTCCTCCTATGGGATCTCTCTTTTTCATCCCCCTTTCCTCctatgggatctctcttccccattccctttcctccTATGGGATCTGTCTTTGCCATATCCTCTTCATCTTGTGGGATGGCTCTTTACCTATCTTCCTTCATTGTGGGATCTAGCTTCCCTATCCCACTTCCTCCTCTGGGATCTATCCTCTGCATACAtttttcctcctgtggg from the Mobula birostris isolate sMobBir1 chromosome 13, sMobBir1.hap1, whole genome shotgun sequence genome contains:
- the LOC140206906 gene encoding NACHT, LRR and PYD domains-containing protein 3-like isoform X1; the protein is MEDVQQKHKETLRAQTETLSVNTILMTEKVNVFQLVDRYAEITVISTIRDRRLVEHELLARGRDHEEWRKQHLRRELEKLRTDQLFQSSFSQSKCKSGSSAALAGVPGIGKTTMVQKIVYDWAMGKIYQQFQFVFSFKFRDLNSINCRINLRELILDQYPYFGNFLREVWKNPEGLLFIFDGLDEFKHKIDFADSRRDTEPQHKCPDPEWWCEVSDIVYSLIQHKLLPGCSVLVTTRPTVLHLLEKAEINVWAEILGFVDEERKGYFMRHFEDKTVAEAVFKHVEENEILYTMSYNPSYCWILALALGPFFAKRDRDPQRVPKTITQLYSYYIYNILKNHGREIENPRDVLLRVGQMAFRGVFDKKIVFTNGDLINYNLKPSQFLSGFLMELLEREDSPRCVVYTFPHLTIQEFVAALAQFLNPHPGDILKFLTEAHNTTDGRFEVCLRFVAGLSSPMTARGLEEFLGPFPRQTTCRVIDWVREEVKRQSGNTRSEAGKRSLLNTLHYLFESQNCGLAQAALESVETLSFSRMTLTPIDCAVLSHVIGLCDTIKHIDLVGCHIQCEGIQRLVPGLHKCQELGLSNVGLTDSGAKHLASALSTNPSLTKLNLNENELGDSGVKLVSEALTNSECKMQKLWLYKVGLTDAGVDDLVSALSATQSLAELDLGSNSLTDQSVPALRRLILALPNLERIWLWDNRISWTGEEELKSLQELRSGLSLIL
- the LOC140206906 gene encoding NACHT, LRR and PYD domains-containing protein 3-like isoform X2 gives rise to the protein MEGVVHGMSLALTFENQFSEEEHRKISDLADKGELVDGSKLLLSLVIERGSRARRVMWESFVKMRNGVPKLDKILKEIQEYGCAPYERSDPAQGLREIPSELKDVQQKHKETLRAQTETLSVNTILMTEKVNVFQLVDRYAEITVISTIRDRRLVEHELLARGRDHEEWRKQHLRRELEKLRTDQLFQSSFSQSKCKSGSSAALAGVPGIGKTTMVQKIVYDWAMGKIYQQFQFVFSFKFRDLNSINCRINLRELILDQYPYFGNFLREVWKNPEGLLFIFDGLDEFKHKIDFADSRRDTEPQHKCPDPEWWCEVSDIVYSLIQHKLLPGCSVLVTTRPTVLHLLEKAEINVWAEILGFVDEERKGYFMRHFEDKTVAEAVFKHVEENEILYTMSYNPSYCWILALALGPFFAKRDRDPQRVPKTITQLYSYYIYNILKNHGREIENPRDVLLRVGQMAFRGVFDKKIVFTNGDLINYNLKPSQFLSGFLMELLEREDSPRCVVYTFPHLTIQEFVAALAQFLNPHPGDILKFLTEAHNTTDGRFEVCLRFVAGLSSPMTARGLEEFLGPFPRQTTCRVIDWVREEVKRQSGNTRSEAGKRSLLNTLHYLFESQNCGLAQAALESVETLSFSRMTLTPIDCAVLSHVIGLCDTIKHIDLVGCHIQCEGIQRLVPGLHKCQELGLGMNKLGDSGVKLLSAALRNRECKIQTLWLSNVGLTDSGAKHLASALSTNPSLTKLNLNENELGDSGVKLVSEALTNSECKMQKLWLYKVGLTDAGVDDLVSALSATQSLAELDLGSNSLTDQSVPALRRLILALPNLERIWLWDNRISWTGEEELKSLQELRSGLSLIL